One stretch of Thalassophryne amazonica chromosome 19, fThaAma1.1, whole genome shotgun sequence DNA includes these proteins:
- the senp2 gene encoding sentrin-specific protease 2 isoform X2, protein MYGWIRDGISSLFEPVTGQNPTEWPGKGNGRESLTPTRRVQRPESHCRPAKRTYQSVDSVCQSEQVEVKRRRRDVVISFVKKTVTGVASLLRLRNPLTTSSEEHRQYEETQPVTLMGIDELHSSWMNSADWRMDKPVGGVTEGEKGGKNPYQSSLPPLMRRYRADRERQGSIQLLPSRPAVRLGTTNFDPACSSSGHNRCHKPSLTVEEAIKQNNKEHYRRLLEMVTEKYSKSQPLPFNQAKPQEDILQTEHRTKVPGSVFESSSTKMGHAAAPSMFTWRHPSSTKDRRSGLIFTKTCSGAFEDTPHVRNPKQAAELDLSAEVATRLSLAERETPAITLVDTHSAHVRHSDEDIPRLTKEMAAEVSCALAQSDPNLVLSAAFKLCITRRDLSTLQEGGWLNDEVMNFYLSLVMERCSGETPGLKVYSFSTFFLPKLQGGSGGQPGGHSAVKRWTKTVDIFLYDLILVPLHLGVHWAITVIDVKLRTVKSYDSMGQRHDDICSLLLLYLKEEHRAKKGRELDSAKWTVGSMKASEIPQQKNGSDCGVFACKYAEYIAKGKPLTFKQCHMPLFRKLIIWEILNQKLL, encoded by the exons ATGTATGGATGGATACGTGACGGAATTTCATCACTGTTTGAGCCCGTTACGGGGCAAAACCCCACCGAGTGGCCCGGGAAAGGAAACGGCAGAGAGTCACTCACGCCGACGAGGAGGGTACAGCGGCCTGAGAGTCACTGCAGACCGGCCAAACGGACTTATCAAAG TGTTGACAGTGTTTGTCAAAGCGAGCAGGTAGAGGTGAAAAGACGCAGGCGAG ATGTAGTTATTAGTTTTGTGAAGAAGACTGTGACCGGGGTAGCAAGTCTGCTTAGACTGCGTAATCCGCTGACAACCAGCTCTGAGGAGCACAGACAGTATGAAGAGACCCAG CCAGTCACTCTGATGGGGATAGATGAGCTCCACAGCTCATGGATGAACAGTGCTGATTGGAGGATGG ATAAACCTGTGGGTGGAGTCACTGAGGGGGAGAAAGGTGGTAAAAACCCCTATCAGAGCTCCTTACCTCCTTTGATGAGGAGATATCG TGCTGACAGGGAGAGACAGGGTTCCATCCAGCTGCTGCCCTCTCGGCCTGCTGTGAGGTTGGGAACCACAAACTTTGATCCCGCCTGCAGCAGCTCTGGACACAATCGCTGCCATAAGCCCAGTCTCACTGTCGAAGAG GCGATAAAGCAGAATAATAAAGAGCACTACAGGCGCTTACTGGAGATGGTGACTGAGAAATACAGCAAAAGTCAGCCCCTGCCTTTTAACCAAGCAAAGCCACAAGA AGACATATTGCAAACTGAACACAGAACGAAGGTCCCAGGAAGTGTCTTTGAATCATCATCCACGAAGATGGGACACGCAG CTGCCCCAAGCATGTTTACATGGAGACATCCATCTTCAACTAAAGACAG GAGGAGTGGGTTGATTTTCACTAAGACATGCAGTGGTGCATTTGAGGACACGCCACATGTTAGAAACCCAAAG caagcagcagagttggaCCTTTCTGCAGAGGTAGCTACTCGTCTTAGTCTAGCAGAGAGAGAAACTCCTGCCATCACGTTGGTTGATACACATTCTGCTCATGTAAGGCACAGTGATGAGGACATACCAAGACTAACTAAG GAAATGGCAGCGGAGGTGAGTTGTGCTCTGGCTCAGAGTGATCCAAACCTTGTTTTAAGTGCAGCATTCAAACTATGCATCACACGACGAGACTTATCTACTCTACAAGAAGGGGGCTGGCTCAACGATGAG GTGATGAACTTCTACCTTTCACTGGTGATGGAGCGGTGCTCTGGTGAAACGCCAGGATTAAAAGTTTACTCGTTCAGCACCTTCTTCTTACCTAAGCTGCAGGGTGGAAGCGGTGGACAGCCTGGAGGACACTCTGCTGTCAAACGCTGGACCAAAACTGTTGACATCTTCCTCTATGACCTTATCCTAGTACCTCTGCACCTGGGTGTCCACTGGGCGATAACT GTGATAGACGTTAAATTGAGAACAGTGAAGTCCTACGACTCAATGGGCCAGAGACATGATGACATTTGCAGTCTTTTACT CCTCTATCTTAAGGAAGAGCACAGAGCAAAGAAGGGCAGAGAGCTTGACAGTGCCAAGTGGACTGTGGGTAGTATGAAGGCCAGT GAGATTCCCCAGCAAAAAAATGGCAGCGACTGTGGAGTTTTTGCCTGTAAATATGCAGAATACATTGCAAAAGGAAAGCCTCTCACTTTCAAACAG TGCCACATGCCTCTCTTCAGGAAGCTCATCATTTGGGAAATCCTCAATCAGAAGTTGCTGTAG
- the senp2 gene encoding sentrin-specific protease 2 isoform X1: MYGWIRDGISSLFEPVTGQNPTEWPGKGNGRESLTPTRRVQRPESHCRPAKRTYQSVDSVCQSEQVEVKRRRRDVVISFVKKTVTGVASLLRLRNPLTTSSEEHRQYEETQPVTLMGIDELHSSWMNSADWRMDKPVGGVTEGEKGGKNPYQSSLPPLMRRYRADRERQGSIQLLPSRPAVRLGTTNFDPACSSSGHNRCHKPSLTVEEAIKQNNKEHYRRLLEMVTEKYSKSQPLPFNQAKPQEDILQTEHRTKVPGSVFESSSTKMGHAAAPSMFTWRHPSSTKDRRSGLIFTKTCSGAFEDTPHVRNPKKQAAELDLSAEVATRLSLAERETPAITLVDTHSAHVRHSDEDIPRLTKEMAAEVSCALAQSDPNLVLSAAFKLCITRRDLSTLQEGGWLNDEVMNFYLSLVMERCSGETPGLKVYSFSTFFLPKLQGGSGGQPGGHSAVKRWTKTVDIFLYDLILVPLHLGVHWAITVIDVKLRTVKSYDSMGQRHDDICSLLLLYLKEEHRAKKGRELDSAKWTVGSMKASEIPQQKNGSDCGVFACKYAEYIAKGKPLTFKQCHMPLFRKLIIWEILNQKLL, encoded by the exons ATGTATGGATGGATACGTGACGGAATTTCATCACTGTTTGAGCCCGTTACGGGGCAAAACCCCACCGAGTGGCCCGGGAAAGGAAACGGCAGAGAGTCACTCACGCCGACGAGGAGGGTACAGCGGCCTGAGAGTCACTGCAGACCGGCCAAACGGACTTATCAAAG TGTTGACAGTGTTTGTCAAAGCGAGCAGGTAGAGGTGAAAAGACGCAGGCGAG ATGTAGTTATTAGTTTTGTGAAGAAGACTGTGACCGGGGTAGCAAGTCTGCTTAGACTGCGTAATCCGCTGACAACCAGCTCTGAGGAGCACAGACAGTATGAAGAGACCCAG CCAGTCACTCTGATGGGGATAGATGAGCTCCACAGCTCATGGATGAACAGTGCTGATTGGAGGATGG ATAAACCTGTGGGTGGAGTCACTGAGGGGGAGAAAGGTGGTAAAAACCCCTATCAGAGCTCCTTACCTCCTTTGATGAGGAGATATCG TGCTGACAGGGAGAGACAGGGTTCCATCCAGCTGCTGCCCTCTCGGCCTGCTGTGAGGTTGGGAACCACAAACTTTGATCCCGCCTGCAGCAGCTCTGGACACAATCGCTGCCATAAGCCCAGTCTCACTGTCGAAGAG GCGATAAAGCAGAATAATAAAGAGCACTACAGGCGCTTACTGGAGATGGTGACTGAGAAATACAGCAAAAGTCAGCCCCTGCCTTTTAACCAAGCAAAGCCACAAGA AGACATATTGCAAACTGAACACAGAACGAAGGTCCCAGGAAGTGTCTTTGAATCATCATCCACGAAGATGGGACACGCAG CTGCCCCAAGCATGTTTACATGGAGACATCCATCTTCAACTAAAGACAG GAGGAGTGGGTTGATTTTCACTAAGACATGCAGTGGTGCATTTGAGGACACGCCACATGTTAGAAACCCAAAG aagcaagcagcagagttggaCCTTTCTGCAGAGGTAGCTACTCGTCTTAGTCTAGCAGAGAGAGAAACTCCTGCCATCACGTTGGTTGATACACATTCTGCTCATGTAAGGCACAGTGATGAGGACATACCAAGACTAACTAAG GAAATGGCAGCGGAGGTGAGTTGTGCTCTGGCTCAGAGTGATCCAAACCTTGTTTTAAGTGCAGCATTCAAACTATGCATCACACGACGAGACTTATCTACTCTACAAGAAGGGGGCTGGCTCAACGATGAG GTGATGAACTTCTACCTTTCACTGGTGATGGAGCGGTGCTCTGGTGAAACGCCAGGATTAAAAGTTTACTCGTTCAGCACCTTCTTCTTACCTAAGCTGCAGGGTGGAAGCGGTGGACAGCCTGGAGGACACTCTGCTGTCAAACGCTGGACCAAAACTGTTGACATCTTCCTCTATGACCTTATCCTAGTACCTCTGCACCTGGGTGTCCACTGGGCGATAACT GTGATAGACGTTAAATTGAGAACAGTGAAGTCCTACGACTCAATGGGCCAGAGACATGATGACATTTGCAGTCTTTTACT CCTCTATCTTAAGGAAGAGCACAGAGCAAAGAAGGGCAGAGAGCTTGACAGTGCCAAGTGGACTGTGGGTAGTATGAAGGCCAGT GAGATTCCCCAGCAAAAAAATGGCAGCGACTGTGGAGTTTTTGCCTGTAAATATGCAGAATACATTGCAAAAGGAAAGCCTCTCACTTTCAAACAG TGCCACATGCCTCTCTTCAGGAAGCTCATCATTTGGGAAATCCTCAATCAGAAGTTGCTGTAG
- the LOC117501034 gene encoding uncharacterized protein LOC117501034 has product MACVEYTGKYPDAAKPHGNSKPDDKFPYVRTDPAVLERIANADAKLGPNELYDLMTRDTDMQAVPRDPKQIKNKRYYEKRKQKMQSTSDTLVKINHGTHSDDDMQQLFSLIGSHPFVQGICGVVGSTPAVILYTEEQLHDLRRFCFSKSVAENTVLGIDKILNLTNFCVTTTSFKNLALIRRTTRDHPIFMGPMFIHGNSTQTDFTQFFSHLNSKLCDSPSPPVVGINEEAALRNAIANCIPGVGLLTCHRNLCDHAQRALHHISTASTQRMIIRSIFGSEGLTSFTDEVAFETKKGKIRCLIERDCPDFLPYFENNLCPKLEHNRSLIERNPFVTPTWANNNSKSIRFVIKNRVKCKAGPVIELIDHLHDLVQSQYRECERAFLCTGKFSLAQDFQSFKVPAHVWMNMSQDHQKRHLTKFLKKHKPLNANNLPSVDDQLLIQKSTASSTKLGQKKRKRNACTQTTSKKLKFET; this is encoded by the coding sequence ATGGCCTGCGTAGAATATACTGGCAAGTATCCTGATGCCGCTAAGCCACATGGCAACAGCAAGCCTGACGACAAATTCCCTTATGTCAGAACTGACCCTGCTGTGCTCGAAAGAATTGCGAATGCAGATGCAAAGCTTGGACCGAACGAATTGTACGACCTTATGACCAGGGACACCGACATGCAGGCTGTTCCCCGTGACCCTAAGCAAATAAAGAACAAGAGATATTATGAAAAAAGAAAGCAGAAAATGCAGTCAACAAGTGACACTCTGGTTAAAATTAATCATGGGACTCACTCCGACGACGACATGCAGCAGTTGTTTAGCCTGATAGGTTCCCACCCGTTTGTACAGGGCATTTGCGGTGTAGTCGGAAGCACTCCTGCTGTGATCCTGTACACAGAAGAGCAGCTCCACGACTTGCGCCGTTTTTGCTTTTCCAAATCTGTTGCAGAGAATACCGTCCTGGGCATTGATAAAATACTCAATTTGACAAATTTCTGTGTGACCACCACTTCCTTCAAAAATCTGGCTCTGATTCGCCGAACAACCCGCGACCACCCAATATTCATGGGACCCATGTTCATTCATGGCAACTCTACACAGACTGATTTCACTCAGTTTTTCTCCCACCTAAATTCTAAGTTGTGTGACAGTCCATCCCCACCAGTTGTTGGGATAAATGAGGAAGCAGCTCTAAGGAATGCTATTGCAAACTGCATTCCTGGAGTTGGCTTGCTCACTTGTCACAGGAATCTGTGTGACCATGCCCAAAGAGCAttacatcacatttccacagCGTCCACACAGAGGATGATCATACGCAGTATCTTTGGAAGTGAGGGTCTTACATCTTTTACCGATGAGGTTGCATTTGAAACCAAGAAGGGTAAAATTCGTTGCTTAATTGAGAGAGACTGCCCAGATTTCCTGCCGTATTTCGAAAACAACTTGTGCCCTAAATTGGAGCACAACAGAAGTCTGATTGAAAGGAACCCTTTCGTCACACCAACTTGGGCCAACAACAACTCTAAGTCTATCAGATTTGTCATCAAAAACAGGGTGAAATGTAAAGCTGGACCAGTGATCGAACTAATTGATCATTTACATGACCTGGTTCAATCACAGTACAGGGAATGTGAGAGAGCTTTTTTGTGCACAGGAAAATTCTCTTTAGCTCAAGACTTCCAATCATTCAAAGTTCCAGCACACGTTTGGATGAATATGTCTCAAGATCATCAAAAGAGACACCTGACCAAATTTCTGAAGAAGCACAAACCTTTAAATGCAAACAACCTACCTTCTGTGGATGACCAGCTGCTGATTCAGAAATCAACAGCCAGTAGCACAAAATTGGGCCAAAAGAAAAGGAAACGAAACGCCTGCACTCAAACAActtcaaaaaaattaaaattcgaAACCTAA